The nucleotide window ctggcttttctctctcttcttctatccctctttcttttttatttgaggtttttcTGCAACGTTGGTACCATTTTTAGATACGATCTTTACATggaactgcaatagtaatctacctgtgatAATGAAttataaactgttcattcttgtatcctctattgtgccaggcctctttatgtccaggtaacatcagatttaTTTACAGTAAGACGTATACTTGTTCCCATTCCTCTGTCCATCTTCCCGAACTCTGTCTTTCTGGTACCTGGTTTTCTTACACGAGTGTCAACATCAGTGTTTCAGCATCTGCAACACTGACTGATGGAAACTTTTTGTGCCGCACCACAATTGGGTTACTCTCTGCCTCTTCTCTCTGGGTTTCTCTCGTCCCCCCACCGCGACATATGAAATCACTTATCAAAAGAAATTCTTTGTAATCCAGGATTTATTTTCCACAAAtgcctcctcattatcatttaaagccacacacacttcctgggtaattctcattgtgtgactggatcaaagtggctgtaattctggacCAAGAcagaatttcggaaagagacttcagatacagtattaggggaccactaagagcGAGATAAAGACTTTTAATaatgaaccaccaacctggAGTACATGATCAGTGTCATCTTCCTGTACGTATCAGAGCATGCTCACATCAGAATTTCTTGTGGTCTATTTAGCTTGTGTTTAATAATGGTTGaagtaagataagataagacaagataatatcttatcttatttcttGTAGTCTATTTAGCTTGTGTTTAATAAAGGTTGAAGTATCGATATGAAACGCTGGGTATTCGATATTCTTTCTGTAACCGTTGTTTTTAAGCAATGGAGACAGTCGCATCTCCCACCTGGCAAAGTACAGAAATATTCTTCATTTCAGGCGCGGAACAGGGAGATGGATTCCGCCGTTACAGGCGGGCTGCTGTGTGTCTGGGGCTGCTGGGTTTGGTCCTGTTGGGCGTCGCCGCATTTCTCTGTATCAAGTACAGAACAGAGAGGGACCAGATACTTGAGAGCTACACAGGCCTGCATGAAGATTTACTCGCCAACTACTCAAGCTGTGAAAAGCAGAAAGTCCAGCTAGAGACCAACTACTCAAGCCTGGTTAAAGAGAGAGACCAGTTATCCAGTCTAAGAAGCATGTTAGAAGCTAAAGTCACCCAACTTGGTGAGTaaagtgcatttttaattttacttcatttaaatgactttaaatTGCTCTTAAAGGAACATAGTGGTTCCAAACCTCAAGTCAGGATGTTTTACTTTCAGAGTTTAACTTAATCAGGCTCTAATGATCATAAATAAAGCAGGTTTATGGCGcgttaataaaaatattcaggtAGGAGCTTTTCAAGGAAGAGGATTGAGAACCATTGGTTTTGCTCTGTACTCTACTCCATGCCGGAATTGTCAGAACTACACAGCAATATGAACCTGTAGTTGTTGTTCGTTACAGAGAAACAATTTCAGGAGTTCAACTGTCGAATTTTCCAATCTGCTACTGAAGACACGTGGAATATGAGCAGAAAATATTGtagagagaagggaggagacCTTGTGATGATAAAAAGTAAGGAGAagcaggtgagtgtgtgaaagGGAAAGAGAATACGAGAGAAACATGGTTCTGTTTGAAATAATCCTGACTATTAGCATTTCTGGTCCAGACCGTCCTTAATGAAATGAGGCTCAATGGATGGATCGGCCTTAGTGATGAATCTGTAGAAGGGAAGTGGACATGGGTGGACACCACCACAGCTAACCAAACGTAAGACATACAGTTTCACCACGAATTCTCCCTCAAACTACGGAATCATCTGTTCTTTTTGAGTCATACAGGGCGGAATTTGTCCTGCATTTCATCTTGTCCACATTTTGTATGTGTCAtggggttaatttttttaaggttCTAAGGAAATTTGAGTTGAAATGGAGTTCAAAAGGAAGCCAAGAATGTAGTGAAGATATTGCAGGAGTAATATGACGAGTACTGTGCAAACATTTCAGGTAGGGAGTATCTAAGAGTGTAAAACACACTCTTAAAAGGCGAACGTGGTAATAATGTTGATGTTGACATGTCGAGATGTTCTAGAAGACCTGGGTGTCgctctctcccaactctgtaaagtAGTGAATGATggatctacagatggagaacaatttTGTGTTGCTGCTCAGCGAACAACAGGAGGACagaagtctctttctctacacgcatcatgtcattgttttatgaaaataaggaaattattCTGCAATAAACGCTTTAGGtagatcaatatttgatcaaagtTTGCTTTCAGTTTGTATTGGTGTCTTTTGAACAGTGATGGACAAAAACATATATGACTATATTCCATATAATAAtagagtaaagtaaaatacGTTTTATTTTAGATTCTGGGATGAAGGGCAGCCTGACAATTGGGGTTCAGTG belongs to Denticeps clupeoides chromosome 9, fDenClu1.1, whole genome shotgun sequence and includes:
- the LOC114796966 gene encoding CD209 antigen-like protein E, encoding MLEAKVTQLEKQFQEFNCRIFQSATEDTWNMSRKYCREKGGDLVMIKSKEKQTVLNEMRLNGWIGLSDESVEGKWTWVDTTTANQTF